AGACGATGTCTCCGACTGGTTTGAGATCGGACTGGTGGAGTGGGCCGATCAGTGCAAGATTCCTAGTGCCGTGCCCGGCAATGTACGCCGCGCTCTGCAAGGCCCACACGATGAATTGATCAGGCGTGGCTACCTCAGGGCTGTCGTTGTGACAGGTCGTGGACGCTTCCAGATGCTGCGGTATGAATTCAATCCAAACTTTACGCCGATGGACCCAGTGCTGGCACAGCGGTTTCGGCGTCACGGCGTTACAGACGGCGTCGCACGGCAACTGGCGTCGGAATTCCCGCGGGCCACATTGAATGCCAATATCGACCGCTTTGAAGCGCTGGTGGCCTCAGGCCTCCTGGTGGTCAAGAAGACACCTGCTGCCGCGCTGGTGCACCTGATTCGACATCCTGATCAGTATCCGGCCGTACCGGTGCGCGATCCACGGAGCGTCTCCACCAGAGCAGTTTCCCAGAAGCTCCCAGAAGCCCCACAGGAGCCTTCCGAGACACTACGCCGGGAGTTCTCGGCGAAGACGCCGCAACAGGCTGGAGATGCGGTCGTCCAGCGCCTGACGCTGTACTTCTCGAAGCGCTGGACACCGCTGGAATTGGACGCGCTGCGGCAGGCGGTGGTGACTGGACAACTGGACGGAGTCACGGTGCTGATGGACGCCACACAGGCACTTAGCCGGATCGATGGAGACTCCTTTGTGAGTCAGCTGAAGCGTCAGCTTGCTGAGACGATGGCGTCCAAGCAGTCCTGAAGCGCCCGGGTAATCACACCAACCAGCGGCAGTATCCGCACGGCCGTCCTTCCGAAACAAACCAGTGGTCTTTGAGAACGCTGCGGATCGCCGCCGATGTCAGAAGGGTGTGACGTACGCATCCGTACACTCCCGGTATTCTCGTCCTCGCTGAGGTGTCGGGGCCGTTCCTTGTTCCTCATGCTCATCTGGAGTTCTGTGCAGCGTATTTCTCTTTCTCGTCAGATGTCTCTCCTGATCCTGCTGGCAGGCGCGGTCGTGATTCAGCTGGCTTGGCTCCTGATTCGCTGGGGAGGGACCGCGCACTCGCTGTGGTATGCGGATCTGACGTACCTATCGGTGATCTATCTCAGTACGGCCTTCAGTGCAGGTGCGTTTCAGGCAGCACCCACTGGCCACCGGATGAGTGCAGGCCTGCTCCTCGGAGCCCTGTTGCTGCTGAGTGCGGGTGAAAGCGTGTGGGTCTATTTTGATCTGTTCACCACGCACGCTCCGGACGCGTCGATTGCCGACCTGTGCTATTACGCCTTTTATGTGTTGCTGGGCGTGACGCTCCTGCGTCAGTCGGGCGCTGTCGTGCGGTCGTTGTCAACAGCCGCTGTGTTGCTCGACAGCGTCTTGGTGGTGGGTGTCGTGGGCCTCTTCGCCTGGTTTTTCTTCCTGGCGCAGGTGGCGACCGACAGCACGGCCTCCATCCTGGTCCGCGTGGTGACGTTGTCCTACCCGGCGCTTGATTTGGGGCTGCTCATCATCATCCTGTTTGCCCTGCGTGGGACGCGCACGGCGGGTCAAACGCTGCTGTCTGTCGGTGGTCTGACGGTGTATATCGTGGCTGATCTGACCTACGCGTATCTCAACAGCCAGGGAGCGTACACATCCGGCAACTGGATTGATCTGCTCTGGACGGTGGGAACAGTGGCGCTGGCGCTGGGGAGTTGGTCCCCGGTGCACCAACCTCACGTGTCCCCGCTCGTCGGAGTCCATCTCTGGATTCGGCAGCGGTTGCCTGTGCTGCCGTACCTCTCGGTGTTTGCGTCGGGCGTCTTGCTGATCATCAGCGTCCACGAACCGTCGGTGGCGACGACCGGGGTGGTCTGGGGCACGGTCATCCTCTTCGGTCTGGTGATGCTGCGGCAGGCTGTGGCGTTCACGGAGAATGCTCAGCTGACCCGACAACTCGAACGGAGCCGCGCACAGCTCACACATCAGGCCTTTCATGACACCTTGACCGGACTGCCCAACCGGGCATTGTTCGTGAAGCGGCTGCAGCAGACCTTAACCCTGTTCGCTCAGAATGCCCTCCCTGTGAGTCTGCTGTGTATCGACCTGGACGGGTTTAAACTCGTCAACGACAGCTTCGGTCATGCGGTGGGAGACGCCCTGCTGCTCCAGGCCAGCCGACGGATGGCGAGCGTCCTTCGGGAAGGAGATCTACTCGCCCGCATTGGCGGAGATGAGTTCACGGTCATTGTGGCCGGTCGTGAAGAGCACGCGCTGGCCTCAGTTGTCGCGGCCGCGTTGAATACGTGCCTCAGTCAACCGTTCCAGATCGGACAACTGCAGGTGTATCTGACTGCCTCAATCGGCGTGAGCATGGCCTGTCATCCTGAAGTCACCGCCGCCGACCTTCAACGTCAGGCGGATCTCGCCCTATATCACGCCAAAGCGACGGGGAAAAACACTGCTCACACGTTTACTCCAGAACTGGCTCAGACCGTTCACCTCCGGGAGCACATGAGCCGGGCACTGCACTTCGCCATCGAACGCAACGAACTTTCGTTGTTCTATCAGCCGCAGTTTCAGGACCAACAGCTGATCGGCGTGGAAGCGCTGGTCCGCTGGCACAGTGCGGTGCTTGGGGACGTACCGCCGAATGAATTCATCGGGGTGGCGGAAGATACCGGCCTGATCTTCGCGATCGGTGAGTGGGTCCTCGAACACGCCTGCCAGCAGGCGTCGAGCTGGTATGTGGCGGGGCAGCCTGTCCGGGTCGCGGTGAATATCTCCCGCGGCAATTCGCGCACCGCGACTTCGTGGAGCTCATTGAGGCGGCGCTGGCGCGCCATCAGCTCCCAGCTTCGCTGCTGGAACTGGAGTTGACGGAGCGGCTGGTAGTTGAAGATCTGCAGCGGGCCGCCGTGACGATCACACGCCTTCGGCAGCTGGGTGTCCGCGTGTCTCTGGATGATTTTGGCGGCGGTCAATCGTCCCTGAGCTACTTGATGATGCTGCCAGTCAGTGCCCTCAAAATTGACCGGAACTTTGTGGTGAACGCCGAGCAGAGTGCAGCGGGCCAGCGGGTGATTCAGGCCATCACCTCCATCGCCCACGCGCTCGGCCTGCGGGTGGTGGCTGAAGGCGTCGAGACAGCTGCTCAGTTGGCATTGGTTGAGTCGTTAGGCTGCGAAGTCGTCCAAGGGTATCTCCTTGGACGACCCATGGCGGCGACCGAACTGCAGATCCCGCTCAGACGCTGCTTTCCCAGTTCCTCTGACAGCGTCAGCGCCGGAGATGAGCGTCCCTCCGCTCGTCTGGCCCCCCGCCTTGAGCCTTAGTGGTCTGATGCGGAAGAACGCTGGGAGAACGTCCTTGATCATCAATCTGCGGCCACTGTCAACAACGGCTTGGAAACACGACCTGCGGACTGACTCATCCTCTTGACTGAACAGCGCGCCGCTTTCAGCGCATGGTCGCGAAAACCCTGCGTTTGACGATGTCCACCAGGCCCAGATAGGTGAGTGTGGCCACGAGCAGAAATGCGAAATAGAGTGGCGGTAACGGCACGAAGCTCAGCAGTCCGGCAAGCGGTGTGAAGG
The Deinococcus sp. KNUC1210 genome window above contains:
- a CDS encoding replication initiator protein A translates to MQTLAHHRIDDLNISRLNLIVALDQIDGQREWAVTYEDGERIVKVSCRALPELGVPHGVDNDVNVALIDYFNLQGQPEDGVLEVSATQLLRLCGFHQNGRYYAMLKESLDRLHTTSYSVSGGWRDHPNRRWTHAKFHFIESLSYTALEGGTFDERSVIKVRLAEAIVNSLRAGYTKPLNFEFMMSLSRPRTRVLFRVLDAMRVNPERPDDVSDWFEIGLVEWADQCKIPSAVPGNVRRALQGPHDELIRRGYLRAVVVTGRGRFQMLRYEFNPNFTPMDPVLAQRFRRHGVTDGVARQLASEFPRATLNANIDRFEALVASGLLVVKKTPAAALVHLIRHPDQYPAVPVRDPRSVSTRAVSQKLPEAPQEPSETLRREFSAKTPQQAGDAVVQRLTLYFSKRWTPLELDALRQAVVTGQLDGVTVLMDATQALSRIDGDSFVSQLKRQLAETMASKQS